Proteins from a genomic interval of Ancylomarina subtilis:
- a CDS encoding GNAT family N-acetyltransferase, which yields MKEIIPPVDRELLEKELTEDRFVRKTNKGSNEIYCFTHHDSPNLMREVGRLREITFRKAGGGTGKETDIDHYDLDEKPYHQLIVWDPSAKEILGGYRYIICKDAHTNKQGDYLLATSRLFDFSDEFKTQYIPNMIELGRSFVQPEYQSILKGRKSLYALDNLWDGLGALIVEYPEIKYFFGKVTMYPHFNTEARNHILYFMNRMFNDPDNLAWPLNPLKTNTDTATMDATYNGVDFKENYKILSRIVRENGANIPPLINAYMGLSPSMRSFGTAVNTHFGDVEETGIMITIDDVYENKVERHISSYLNFLKIRLPRTKFHLFKKKH from the coding sequence ATGAAAGAGATTATCCCTCCAGTAGACAGAGAGCTTCTTGAAAAAGAACTCACCGAGGATAGATTTGTAAGAAAGACCAATAAGGGATCGAACGAAATTTATTGCTTTACACATCACGATTCGCCAAATTTAATGCGCGAAGTGGGACGTTTACGAGAAATTACATTTAGAAAAGCTGGTGGTGGAACAGGCAAGGAAACCGATATCGATCATTATGATCTGGATGAAAAGCCTTATCACCAACTCATCGTTTGGGACCCCAGTGCAAAAGAAATCCTAGGTGGTTATCGCTATATCATTTGTAAAGATGCCCACACCAATAAACAAGGTGATTATTTACTAGCAACATCAAGATTATTTGACTTCTCTGATGAATTCAAAACTCAGTATATCCCGAATATGATTGAATTAGGCCGTTCATTTGTTCAGCCTGAATACCAATCAATTCTAAAAGGCAGAAAGAGTCTATATGCTCTCGACAATTTATGGGATGGACTGGGTGCTCTAATTGTAGAGTATCCTGAGATTAAATATTTCTTTGGGAAAGTGACCATGTACCCTCATTTTAACACCGAGGCTCGTAATCACATTCTTTATTTCATGAACCGTATGTTTAACGATCCTGATAATCTTGCGTGGCCATTGAATCCGCTTAAAACAAATACGGACACAGCCACCATGGACGCCACTTACAACGGGGTTGATTTCAAAGAAAACTACAAGATCTTATCCAGAATTGTACGCGAAAACGGAGCTAATATCCCACCACTTATTAATGCATACATGGGTTTATCTCCATCAATGAGAAGCTTTGGAACAGCTGTAAATACTCACTTTGGTGACGTAGAAGAAACGGGTATCATGATTACAATTGACGATGTCTATGAAAATAAAGTTGAGCGACATATCTCATCTTATCTAAACTTCTTGAAAATCCGTTTGCCGAGAACAAAATTTCATTTGTTCAAGAAAAAACATTAA
- a CDS encoding 1-acyl-sn-glycerol-3-phosphate acyltransferase, with amino-acid sequence MQDQSKSQDFQKIDLKQVFASKSEKVARLIPGFIISYLKRIIHQDELNDFLSRNHQKQGIDFSQSVLDELSITYDIRGLEKLDPGKRYLLVANHPLGGPDGLILISLFGKHFKSIRFLVNDILMNIKNMGNVFVPINKHGGQAKEAAKIIESAYQSDSTILTFPAGLVSRKQKGIIKDLEWKKSFIVKAKKHQRDIVPIHISGRNSNFFYNLANFRKFIRLKANIEMLYLVNELFKQRGKQFKITIGEPIPYTNLDSSLTPNQWAEEIKKQCYDLAD; translated from the coding sequence ATGCAAGACCAGTCAAAATCTCAGGATTTTCAAAAGATAGATCTCAAACAGGTATTTGCCAGTAAAAGCGAAAAAGTCGCTCGATTAATTCCTGGTTTCATCATCTCATATTTAAAACGCATTATTCATCAGGATGAACTGAACGATTTCCTAAGCAGAAACCACCAAAAACAAGGTATCGATTTCTCTCAATCTGTTTTGGATGAATTATCAATTACCTACGATATTCGCGGATTGGAAAAACTTGATCCAGGCAAACGCTACCTTTTGGTGGCCAATCACCCTCTTGGTGGCCCTGATGGACTGATTCTTATCAGCCTCTTTGGGAAACATTTTAAAAGTATTCGCTTTTTAGTAAACGATATTCTGATGAATATTAAAAACATGGGCAATGTTTTTGTTCCTATAAATAAACACGGCGGACAAGCAAAGGAAGCGGCTAAAATTATAGAATCAGCCTACCAATCGGATTCGACCATCTTAACCTTCCCTGCTGGCTTAGTCTCCAGAAAACAAAAGGGAATAATTAAAGATCTGGAATGGAAAAAAAGTTTTATTGTAAAAGCAAAAAAACATCAGCGTGATATTGTTCCGATTCATATTAGCGGACGAAACTCAAATTTCTTTTACAATTTAGCCAACTTCAGAAAATTTATTCGACTTAAAGCCAATATTGAGATGCTTTATCTTGTGAATGAATTATTCAAACAAAGAGGTAAACAATTTAAAATTACGATTGGTGAGCCTATCCCATATACAAATCTTGATAGTAGCTTAACCCCAAACCAGTGGGCTGAAGAAATAAAGAAACAATGTTACGATCTTGCCGATTAA